The genomic stretch CAGAAATGGGATTTCCCAAGCGATTGAGCAAAAATAAAGCTGCTAAGTGAACCACAAACAAATAGACAATACTATTAACCACAACCGTTACCACCGCCAACGCTTCAATGAGGGTTGTACTCGGCTGCAGCAACCAGCCCAATCGATCTAAAATCCAATTTAAGAAATTCGTAATTTGGTTAATTAAGTAAATCCACAAATCTTCCCCTAACAGCAGGGAAACTACAGCAATGCGGAAAAAGACCCCCAGGGTACCGATCGTGGTGCCCAACCCAATAGAAACCCACCAGGAAAGCCGCCGCCGCCAGCAATATCCCAGCAAAATGCCCATCAGACCGTAGGGAATAAAAAATAAAATACTGCGGGGCGGTCCCATTAACACTGAAAGTAGCAAACCGGAGACAAACGCTGCCATCCAAGCTGCCCTGGCCCCCCAACGCAAATAAACCAGGGCAATGGGGGTGGGAAAAAAGATGCGCAACAGCGGACCTGGGGGAAAATAGTAGTTAATCAGCCAAATCAAACTAGCCGTACTGGCGAGAAACGCTGTTTCTACCATCGCCAGGGGTTTGCTGGGTTGGCTGCTATCGGTGGGAGATGTAGCAGGATGGGAAGAATTTACAGAATCCCGGCTTTGCGGATTAGAAGTCATGAAAGTTTGCCAATATTAAAATCCAAACGAAAACGATCCATCGGCGGGCGATCGCGATGGCCCAACGCCGCCGGCGAACATTCTTATGGCGAACTTTCTGGGGCCTATTTGGTGACATTAACTGTTCCC from Geitlerinema sp. PCC 9228 encodes the following:
- a CDS encoding DUF2232 domain-containing protein; translation: MTSNPQSRDSVNSSHPATSPTDSSQPSKPLAMVETAFLASTASLIWLINYYFPPGPLLRIFFPTPIALVYLRWGARAAWMAAFVSGLLLSVLMGPPRSILFFIPYGLMGILLGYCWRRRLSWWVSIGLGTTIGTLGVFFRIAVVSLLLGEDLWIYLINQITNFLNWILDRLGWLLQPSTTLIEALAVVTVVVNSIVYLFVVHLAALFLLNRLGNPISAPPVWVQILLDYDTEDDSAETSSSEEVTEDF